The following nucleotide sequence is from Candidatus Polarisedimenticolaceae bacterium.
ACGTTCTGGCATCACGGCCGGATCGTCAGCTCAGGCGCTACATGAGATGGAACTCGGATCGCACCGTCTCGGTCCATTCGATCGAGAACGACGCGGAGCTTCTCCGGCTGCCCCCCGCCGGGAGCCCGGCCGACTTCGGCACCTTCAGCCCCGACGGGTCGTGGTTGGCCGTCAAGTACCGCGACAACGTGCTGGGTGTCTGGAACTTGTCCGCCCACACGCAAAGCCTGGTCGTCGGAAACATCGCGCTGTTCGCCTTCACGCCCGATAGCCGGCGTCTGATCGCCGCCCGCACGGAAGGCCACCTCCAGGTGTTCGATCTGGCGTCGGGACGCGAGTCCGCCCGTCAACCGCTTGGCTACGTTCCGGGCGCTCTCGCGGTCCACCCCACCGAGCCCATCTTCCTCATCTCCGGACTGGGACGCAGGGGAATCGAGATTCGTCGCCTGGAGGACGGCACCCTGGTCCGACGGCTGGATGCTCCCGAGATGGGCCTCGCCGCCGATTGGACCGCGGACGGCAAGAGCCTCATCACCGCGCACGGCGACTTCTCGGTCCGTGTCTGGGACTGGCCGTCGATGAACGCTCCTCGGCTGGTTCTCAGACTGCATCGAGCCGAGCCGGTCTTCTTGGCGACGGATCCTGCGGGGCGCTTCCTGATGTCCGTCGCATGGGACAGCCAGGCGTTCCTCGTGGATCTGCGGGACGGCCGGCTGCTCTCCAGTCAAGCGGCCCAAGCCGTCTACGCGGCCGGCGATCGCCCGGCGTTTCTCCTGACCAACAACGTCGACTGGACTCTGGTCGAGCTCCAGCCGCCTTTCGCACTCGAGGAGGTTCCCCTCCACGAGAAGGACAAGGGCCCTCGGGAGGCGGTGTTCAGCGCCTCGGGGCGCTGGCTCGCCACCGGAGGACCCGACGGCATCCGGATCTTGGATCGCACGACCCGCGAGGTCCTCAGAGTGATGGACGACGCACCGGCGCTGCGCATCGCATTCAGCGCGGACGCCACGCGACTCTACGCGATCACGCTGGACCGGCTCTGCGCCTGGGAACTACGGACGGATCCCTCGACGAGCCGGCTGCGCGCCGAGCGCATCGAGCTTCCGGGGCTTGGCGATCGCCACTTTCGGGACGCCACTTCGGCGGAGATCTTCGACGGGGGTGAGCGGTGGCTGTCGATCTGGAGAGGGCCGACGGCGGGTCATTGGTCGTGGGCCGAGGGTCGATTCGCCAGCGATGAGATCGATGCGCGAGGAGAGCTCGAACCCGGCAGCAACGACCCCCGTGTGAGCCCGGACGGCCGCTGGCTGGCATGGGGGAACTGGCATGGGCACGACGCCGCGATCCGGCGCATGGGCTCGCACGATCCACCGGTCGTGCTAAAGGTCGCCGGCTCGGTGTCGGTGGCGTTCAGTCCGGACAGCCGTCTGCTCGCGGTCGGCGGGTCGGAGGAGATCCGTTTCTACGACGTCGGCACGCTGAACGTCGTCCACACGATCCCCCGCCAGCCGAGCCGGCCGCTCTCCCCCGTCATCTCGTTCACGCGAGGGTCGAGCCTCTGTGCGATCACCTTGCCGCCCGAGGAAATCCTGCTCGCCGACACGGCGACGGGCAGCGAGCTCGCCCGGCTTCCGGCCAGCTCATTCATCCTGTGGAGCGTCTCGTTCGCCCCCGATGATCGATTCCTCGCCGCCACCAGCTCGGACCACCGCGTCTTGATCTGGGATATCCCGAAGCTGCGTCAGGAGCTCCGCGAGCTCGGGTTGGATTGGTAGCCCTGCCGCGTTTTTTCCGCTCCGTGAAAGATTCCTCCGCGCCCAGCGAATGCACCGGTAGTGGAGGGTCCCATCGTGCACAACGGCGATGAAACGATCCAAGACCCGGAACGGCTCGCGATTCTGCGGCAAACCGCCCTGCTCGACACGCCTCCCGAGGAGGCCTTCGATCGCCTGACGTGTCTTGCGACCACGCTCCTGCGTGCGCCCGTCGCACTCGTGTCCCTGGTCGATGGGGATCGCCAGTTCTTCAAGAGCTGCGCCGGCTTGCCGGAACCGCTGGCTTCGCTCCGGCAGACGCCGCTGACGCACTCGTTCTGCAAGCACGTGGTCGCGTCGGGCGAGCCGCTCATCGTCTCGGACATCAGGGAGTCGAGCTTCAAGGACAATCCGTCGGTCTTCGGCATCGGGGAGATGGCGTACACCGGAATCCCGCTCACCACGACCGAAGGACATGCCCTCGGCGTCTTTTGCGTCGCGGACGCCAAGCCGCGGGACTGGACCGACGAGGAGATCCAGATCCTTCGGAGCCTGGCCTCGTCCG
It contains:
- a CDS encoding WD40 repeat domain-containing serine/threonine-protein kinase — translated: MTSAEAPLPLVADHEILKPIGGGSYGGVWLARSAAGQLRAIKVVMRKRFSSERPYEREFAGIRQFEPISRSHPGVVHILHVGRDDTAGYFYYVMEIADAVDGDPAAPLADYEPRTLASELKARGRLPQIEVLALGVQLAGALDHIHRHRLVHRDVKPSNVIFVDGQAKLADIGLVTGADEAKSFVGTEGFIPPEGPGSTQADIFGLGRLLYEAATGKDRCDFPDLPGELDAWPASERSGLMELNEILSRACAPKASERHANAAELAGDLNVLLAGRSIRRVYGNEHRARRATQIIGIAVLTALLALGASWFQQSQRRQAEERAGREAALRGRAEAAEGRAREDLRASLLNQALALTSSSEVDRRTRALAAIKAAAKIRPGIDLRNAAIAALTAPELRVVRQWSLPATDVLASRPDRQLRRYMRWNSDRTVSVHSIENDAELLRLPPAGSPADFGTFSPDGSWLAVKYRDNVLGVWNLSAHTQSLVVGNIALFAFTPDSRRLIAARTEGHLQVFDLASGRESARQPLGYVPGALAVHPTEPIFLISGLGRRGIEIRRLEDGTLVRRLDAPEMGLAADWTADGKSLITAHGDFSVRVWDWPSMNAPRLVLRLHRAEPVFLATDPAGRFLMSVAWDSQAFLVDLRDGRLLSSQAAQAVYAAGDRPAFLLTNNVDWTLVELQPPFALEEVPLHEKDKGPREAVFSASGRWLATGGPDGIRILDRTTREVLRVMDDAPALRIAFSADATRLYAITLDRLCAWELRTDPSTSRLRAERIELPGLGDRHFRDATSAEIFDGGERWLSIWRGPTAGHWSWAEGRFASDEIDARGELEPGSNDPRVSPDGRWLAWGNWHGHDAAIRRMGSHDPPVVLKVAGSVSVAFSPDSRLLAVGGSEEIRFYDVGTLNVVHTIPRQPSRPLSPVISFTRGSSLCAITLPPEEILLADTATGSELARLPASSFILWSVSFAPDDRFLAATSSDHRVLIWDIPKLRQELRELGLDW